The following proteins come from a genomic window of Candidatus Bathyarchaeota archaeon:
- a CDS encoding amidophosphoribosyltransferase, translating to MPCSLEEKCGVIGFFSFNDYNVTPLLIGGLEALQHRGQESWGISVAGNPTFKRLGTVSQSVEIEHEKIFRIRGNAGIGHVRYSTTARSTIEHAHPIDIGNTTDEHIFHIAHNGTIERDLLAENFGYLGAQFPHGMTDTELMGLSLHKFLERGKSWVEAFEELSPCLNGSFSLVILTSKGELIGVRDEMGFRPLCLGWHEESSSYIIVSESCALEAIGAKLVRDIEPGEIVIVDRDGLRSEYFARVGRHAHCPFEYTYFAHPSSKIEGITVYNARKNIGRILAKNYQIEGDVVVPVPDSARPAALGYSEETGIPFDEGLLKDRYRHKGGWRSFIEPDGREEIVSNIVAVRDVVKNKKVILIDDSIVRGTSSRIIIRNKLRDASKVSLLLTFPPIIYPCYMGIDFPSQEELLAYRLRGTCMSLEEINRTVAEHIGASFVGYNNVEGLSKGIGLPKDELCLACITGDYSCLKRKPKFKTREEMRG from the coding sequence ATGCCATGTTCTCTGGAGGAAAAATGCGGTGTGATAGGCTTTTTCTCATTTAATGACTATAATGTAACCCCTCTATTGATTGGTGGTCTGGAGGCTCTTCAGCATCGTGGGCAAGAGTCGTGGGGGATCTCCGTCGCCGGCAACCCCACATTTAAGAGGCTTGGTACAGTATCACAATCCGTCGAAATTGAACATGAGAAAATTTTTAGAATTAGAGGTAATGCTGGAATAGGTCATGTGCGCTACTCAACAACCGCCAGATCGACTATCGAGCATGCTCATCCAATTGACATTGGGAATACCACGGATGAGCATATCTTCCATATAGCCCATAATGGGACTATTGAAAGGGATCTCTTGGCTGAGAATTTTGGATATTTAGGTGCCCAATTCCCCCACGGCATGACAGATACCGAGCTCATGGGCCTAAGTTTACATAAATTTTTGGAGAGGGGGAAAAGTTGGGTTGAAGCGTTTGAAGAGCTTAGCCCATGTTTGAATGGATCGTTTTCTCTGGTAATATTAACATCGAAGGGCGAGCTCATAGGCGTTAGGGATGAGATGGGCTTTAGACCCCTATGCTTGGGATGGCATGAAGAGTCATCCTCATATATTATAGTCTCTGAAAGCTGCGCTCTTGAGGCTATTGGCGCGAAGCTAGTTAGGGATATTGAGCCGGGGGAAATAGTTATTGTGGATAGGGATGGGTTGAGGTCTGAGTATTTTGCGCGTGTGGGAAGGCATGCTCACTGCCCCTTTGAATATACCTATTTCGCCCATCCGAGCTCAAAAATAGAAGGAATAACAGTTTATAATGCTAGAAAGAATATTGGGCGGATTTTAGCCAAAAATTATCAGATTGAAGGCGATGTAGTCGTGCCTGTTCCAGATTCAGCTAGGCCTGCTGCCTTAGGCTACTCTGAGGAAACAGGCATACCTTTTGATGAGGGGTTGCTTAAGGACCGTTATAGACATAAGGGTGGGTGGAGGAGTTTCATTGAACCTGATGGAAGGGAGGAGATAGTCTCAAATATTGTTGCTGTAAGAGATGTTGTTAAGAATAAAAAGGTTATCCTAATAGATGACAGCATAGTTAGGGGGACAAGTTCGAGGATAATAATTAGAAATAAGCTCAGGGACGCAAGTAAAGTATCACTTCTTTTAACTTTTCCGCCAATAATATATCCTTGCTACATGGGGATAGACTTCCCAAGCCAAGAGGAACTCTTAGCATATAGATTACGCGGCACATGCATGAGTCTTGAAGAAATTAATAGAACTGTCGCTGAGCATATAGGGGCTTCATTCGTTGGCTATAATAATGTAGAAGGTTTAAGTAAAGGGATTGGGCTGCCAAAAGACGAGTTGTGTCTCGCATGCATAACTGGAGATTACAGCTGCCTTAAACGGAAGCCAAAATTTAAAACCAGGGAAGAAATGAGAGGTTGA